In Lentisphaerota bacterium, the DNA window GCCAAATAAAGGGCATCATGCGCACATCCCTGAAGAAAAAGCGGTTTGCCGTCACCGGCGGAATCGCCTGCGGCAAAAGCGTTTTTGCCCGTTTTCTGGCTGAGTTGGGATGCGAGGTTCTGGACGCGGATGCTGTGGTTCACCGTCTTGAAGCTCCGGGTGGCCGTGCGGTTCCATTACTGGCTCATGCGTTTGGTCCCGCTGTGTGTTCGGCGGACGGTGGGATCCTTCGGAAGGTGCTCGGACGTCTTGTTTTTTCAGATCCTGTCGCGCGGGAACGGCTGAATGCCATTATCCACCCGTTGGTTTGGAATGAACTGGACGGCTGGTTCGGGCGCCCGCAAACGGGTACGCTTCGTTTTGCCGTGGTCCCCCTGTTGTTCGAAGCCGGATGGCGGGATCACTTTGATACTGTGGTCTGCCTGGCCTGCAGCGCAGCCAAGCAACTGGAACGGTTGATCAGCCGGGGTCTCACGGAGCACGAGGCCGCGCTGCGCATCGGTGCGCAGATGCCGATTGGGGAGAAAGTGCGTCTTTCAGACCGCGTGGTCTGGAATGACGGATCGTTGGAAGCGTTAAGGCGCGAGGCGGATGGTCTGGTTCGCGACCTTTCGGAGAGTGGTGCATGAGCGAAGAACAGCGGAAAGATCCGGCCGATGGGCAGTCGGTCGACAAGAGAGAAAAGTCGCCGCGTGAGACCCGGTCTGGGGATCACGCCTCAGGGGCTACAGGTGAGTCGCCGGCCGCAAACGATGGCGCGCCTGCGGGATCCGACGCGGCAAACGTGCGTGATCGGCGGCAAAACCGGTGGGCACGCTTCCGCGACCGCCGTGACCGACAGCGTGATTTTCGCCGTCCCGAACGGCCGACGGGTACTCGCGGACATCAAACGCCTGAGGGATCTGTTGATGCCGTCGCCACGCCTGATGGCGCACGTCCGCCTGCGCCTCGCCAGCAGCAGGAGCCGCCCCCACCTCAACCTCGCGAAGAGTTGCCGCCGATCCGGCTGACCGATTTGCAGTCCAAGGAGATGGATGAACTGACGGAGCTTTTGGCGCACCTGCCTCCCGAAGAGACCGGCATCATGCGCAAGCACGAGGCGGTCTATGAGATCATCCGCGGCTACCTCCGACGCGGCGGATCGGTCATCGCTCAGGGGACGCTCGAAATCCTTCCCGACGGCTTCGGCTTCCTCCGCTCGCCGAAAAGCAACTACCTCCAGTGTCCTGAGGACGTGTATGTGTCGCCCACGCAGATCCGAAAATACGGCCTGAGAACCGGCGACCAGATCGAGGGGATTGTTCGCGACCCGAAAGAGAAAGAACGCTTCTTTGCCATGGGGCGCGTGGATCTGGTCAACGGCAAACCGGCCGCAGAGGCCCGCAAACAGGTTCATTTCGAATATCTGACCCCGCTCTTCCCAGACCGGCGAATCCATCTGGAGGTCGTGGCGGACGAGGTGGCGATGCGCGTGATGGACATCTTCACACCGATCGGCATGGGACAGCGCGGACTGATCGTCGCGCCGCCCCGCACCGGCAAGACTGTCCTGCTGCAAAAGATGGCCAACTCGATCTCCGCCAACCACCCCGATGTGGCGCTCTTCATCCTGCTCATCGACGAGCGGCCGGAAGAGGTCACCGACATGCAGCGCAACACCAAGGCGCAGGTGCTCAGTTCGACTTTCGACGAGGCCCCGGAACGCCATGTGCAGGTCGCCGAAATGATGATAGAAGTGGCCAAGCGCCTCGTCGAGTCGGGCAGGGATGTCTGTATCCTGCTGGATTCCATCACCCGCCTCGCCCGCGCGTACAACACGGTGCAGCCGCATAGCGGCAAGATTTTATCGGGCGGGGTCGACGCCAATGCCCTGCACAAGCCCAAGCGGTTCTTTGGCGCCGCCCGCAACATCGAGAACGGCGGCAGCCTCACGATCATTGCGACTGCGCTGGTGGATACCGGTAGCCGGATGGACGACGTGATTTTTGAAGAATTCAAGGGCACGGGCAATATGGAAATCTGTCTGGATCGCGCCATGGTCGACAAGCGGGTGTTCCCGGCGATCAACATCGAAAAATCCGGCACCCGCAAGGAGGAACTGCTGCTCCATCCCGACGAGCTCAGTCGGACGTGGATCTTGCGCCGCGCGTTGAATGGCGTGCCGCCCGTGGAAGCCATGGAGATGGTCATCAAGCGCCTGAAAAGCGCCAAGAGCAATGCGGAATTTTTAATGAGTATCAAGGAAGCCTAACGGAGAGACTGTGTATGATGAAAGTTGACATGCAGACTGTGCGCCCCTGCCGGGTGAAACTGATCATTAAGGCCGATGCGGCCGAGACACGGGCCGATTTCGATGCGGTGATGGGGCGCTACATGCGGGAAGGCCGGGTCAAGGGGTTCCGTGCTGGCAAGGCCCCTCGCCAAGTGATCGAGCGGGAGTACCGCCAGGATATCGACGGCGATATCCGCCAGCGGTTGGTTAGCACGCTCAGCCGGCGCGCCGTCGAGGAGCACAAACTCGCACTGGTGTCGATGGTGGATGCCGCCGACATCCTCTTCTCGCCCGAGACGGGGATCAGCTTTGTGCTGATCTGTGATGTCGCGCCGGAGTTCAAACTGCCGAAATACCTGAATATTCCGGTGAAGAAGAACGAGCCGACGGTGGGCGATGCTGAGGTGGATGAGCGGCTCACGCTTCTGCGAAATCAGGTCTCTAAATATGAGGACGGCAAGCCCGATGGCGTGGTCGCTCGGGGAGATGTGACGCGTGTCGACTTCACCGCCGTCAGCAACGGCAAGCCGCTCAAGGATCTGGCGGAAGAGGCGGCCGTGTTCTCCGAAGGCACCGGGTTCTGGATGCAGGTGGCCGAGCCCGAAATGATCCCCGGTGTGTCCCTGGCCCTAGCCGGAATGAAGACGGGCGAGGAAAAGATCATCAAGACCCAGTTTCCGAAGGACTTCCGCATCGCGGCGCTTCAGGGGGTCAAGGCTGTCTATACGATCAAGCTGGCCGGGTTCCGCCAGATGATCCCGGCGACTGACGAGGAGTTGTGCAAACAGCTTGGCGTGGCGGACATCGGGACGTTGCGCGAGCAGCTCAGGGAACAGATGCAACGGCAGGCGGAGTCCGATGAAAAGAGCCGCCGACAGCAGGCGGTGATCGACTACCTCCTGAAGAAGACCGATTTTGAACTGCCCGAGAGTGAGATGGCTCAGGAAACGAATGCGACGGTGCAGACGATGCTCCGTGGCATCATCAAGCGCGGGGGCACGCGCGAGGATTTGGAAAAGAACCGCGACCAGTTGCTGACGACGGCGACCAACACGACCAAGGACCGCCTCCGCCTCCGCTACATCCTGGCGCGCATCGGCGAGGACGCCAAAATCCAAGTGACCGACGACGATCTGCAGAAGAAGCTGGATCTGTTTGCGGCTCAACACCAGATGGCGCCCCAGGAGATGCGCGGAAGAATCGAGAAGGGGTACGGCATCG includes these proteins:
- a CDS encoding dephospho-CoA kinase, with the protein product MRTSLKKKRFAVTGGIACGKSVFARFLAELGCEVLDADAVVHRLEAPGGRAVPLLAHAFGPAVCSADGGILRKVLGRLVFSDPVARERLNAIIHPLVWNELDGWFGRPQTGTLRFAVVPLLFEAGWRDHFDTVVCLACSAAKQLERLISRGLTEHEAALRIGAQMPIGEKVRLSDRVVWNDGSLEALRREADGLVRDLSESGA
- the rho gene encoding transcription termination factor Rho, whose translation is MSEEQRKDPADGQSVDKREKSPRETRSGDHASGATGESPAANDGAPAGSDAANVRDRRQNRWARFRDRRDRQRDFRRPERPTGTRGHQTPEGSVDAVATPDGARPPAPRQQQEPPPPQPREELPPIRLTDLQSKEMDELTELLAHLPPEETGIMRKHEAVYEIIRGYLRRGGSVIAQGTLEILPDGFGFLRSPKSNYLQCPEDVYVSPTQIRKYGLRTGDQIEGIVRDPKEKERFFAMGRVDLVNGKPAAEARKQVHFEYLTPLFPDRRIHLEVVADEVAMRVMDIFTPIGMGQRGLIVAPPRTGKTVLLQKMANSISANHPDVALFILLIDERPEEVTDMQRNTKAQVLSSTFDEAPERHVQVAEMMIEVAKRLVESGRDVCILLDSITRLARAYNTVQPHSGKILSGGVDANALHKPKRFFGAARNIENGGSLTIIATALVDTGSRMDDVIFEEFKGTGNMEICLDRAMVDKRVFPAINIEKSGTRKEELLLHPDELSRTWILRRALNGVPPVEAMEMVIKRLKSAKSNAEFLMSIKEA
- the tig gene encoding trigger factor, which translates into the protein MMKVDMQTVRPCRVKLIIKADAAETRADFDAVMGRYMREGRVKGFRAGKAPRQVIEREYRQDIDGDIRQRLVSTLSRRAVEEHKLALVSMVDAADILFSPETGISFVLICDVAPEFKLPKYLNIPVKKNEPTVGDAEVDERLTLLRNQVSKYEDGKPDGVVARGDVTRVDFTAVSNGKPLKDLAEEAAVFSEGTGFWMQVAEPEMIPGVSLALAGMKTGEEKIIKTQFPKDFRIAALQGVKAVYTIKLAGFRQMIPATDEELCKQLGVADIGTLREQLREQMQRQAESDEKSRRQQAVIDYLLKKTDFELPESEMAQETNATVQTMLRGIIKRGGTREDLEKNRDQLLTTATNTTKDRLRLRYILARIGEDAKIQVTDDDLQKKLDLFAAQHQMAPQEMRGRIEKGYGIETFRADVRNEQTLEFLVNAAKG